The proteins below come from a single Ptychodera flava strain L36383 chromosome 6, AS_Pfla_20210202, whole genome shotgun sequence genomic window:
- the LOC139135856 gene encoding uncharacterized protein, with amino-acid sequence MATADDDRNSAADPETAVSLFDVIENAGTVTPLHPQSTHDIKSSYDSSDAELAKTGDTDAEIPEGSVSAKSLHHLQSFLISQRLPQSSKSFAATMMGAQRSSEVRLVSGNTQDFILANSHSHAKFVTKDFLNVGG; translated from the exons ATGGCGACGGCTGATGATGACAGAAACTCCGCGGCCG ATCCAGAGACTGCTGTATCCCTCTTTGATGTCATAGAAAATGCTGGTACAGTAACACCATTACACCCCCAATCTACACATGATATCAAGTCATCTTATGATTCCTCTGATGCTGAGCTTGCCAAGACTGGAGACACTGATGCTGAAATACCTGAAGGAAGTGTCAGCGCGAAATCCCTGCATCATCTCCAATCATTCCTAATATCTCAGAGGCTGCCACAGTCATCAAAGAGTTTTGCTGCAACTATGATGGGTGCACAAAGGTCTTCAGAAGTAAGACTGGTCTCCGGAAACACACAAGACTTCATACTGGCAAATTCCCATTCGCATGCAAAATTTGTGACAAAGGATTTTCTGAACGTGGGAGGCTGA